DNA from Actinoplanes sp. SE50/110:
GTCCTGGCGGCGGTCGGCGCGCCCCGGGTGCTCGCGTTCCTCCTGCTCGGCTACGGCTGGAACCTGTGCCTGATCGGGGGCAGCGCCGTCCTGGCCACCCGGGTGCCGGAGCCGCTGCGGGCCCGCGCCGAGGGCACCGTCGACGGAATGGTCTGGGTCGCCGCCGCGGCCGGCGGGCTCGCCTCCACCGGACTGCTCACCATCGGCGGATACGGCCTGCTGGCCGCGCTCGCGGTGGCCGCGATCGGCCCGGCCGGGCTGTCAGTGGTCCGCCTGCAGAATCATCATCCCGTTCGCCGGGACGGTCAGTGACACCTCCGGGGCGGCGGTCACCGCGCCCGCGTTCCCGGCCACCATCGGGTTGGGGAAGAAGTCGTAGTAGTCACTGTTGAACACCTCGCGCCACCGGCCCGCCCACGGCAGGTTCAGCCGGTAGTCGTACAGCGTGGACTCGCTGAAGGTCAGCAGCACCACCACGTCGTCGCCGCGCCGCATCGCGACCACCCGGTTGTCCTCGTCGACGTGCAGCACGTCGACCGCCGCCGAGCGCAGCGCCGGCAACTCCCGGCGCAGGTGGACCAGGTCCCGCGTGCAGCGCAGGAAGTCGACCATGTGCCGGTCGGCGCCGAGCGCCCCGTCCCACCAGATCAGCCGGTCGGTGCGCCCCGGGCTGTCCGACCAGAGCGTGTCCTCCAGGAATTCCTGGCCCATGAACAGCATCGGCACACCGGGCGCGGTCAACAGCAGGCCGGTGGCCACCCGGGACCGGCTGCGCGCGTACCAGGACCGGGGGTCGGCGCTGTCGGCCAGCGTGGCGATCCGCGGCGCCCGGTGGTCGTCCATGTCGAGGACCAGGTCGTGGTTTTCCAGGCAGTTGTAGGACCAGCCGGGCGAGTGCAACCCGGCGACCAGCCGACCGACCCCGGCTCCCCGATCGGCCAGCACCGCGCGCACCGCGTCGCGCAACGTGTCCGCGTAGGCCAGGTCGAAACCCATCCCGCCGGGCGGCGGCGCGACGGCCAGCCCGCGGAACTCGCCCCAGTACTCGGCGATCTGCACGGCCGCCGGCTTCGCCGCCCGCAGCGTGCCGGTCAGCTCCTGGCAGAAACCCCAGCCGCCGTTCGCGTCGATCACGGTCACCTCGTCGAAGCGCAACCCGTCGGCGTGATAGTCGCGCAGGAACATCAGCGCGTTCGCGGTCAGGAACTCGCGCACCGCCGGCCGGCCGAAGGCGAACACCCGGCCACCGGCCCAGCCGTCGCCGGTGAAATACGCGTTGTTGTCCGGCCCCGGCGCGGCCGGCATGTCGATGTAGTCCAGGCTCTGCGGGTCGAGACCGCCGCCGGCATGGTTGTAGACCACGTCGAAGAGCACCGCGATCCCGAACCGGTGACAGACGTCGACGAACGCCTTCAACTGGTTCACCTGCCCGGCCAGCTGCTCGAACTTGAGCGGCCCGGCCCCGGTCGCGGCCAGCAGCTCGTTGACCGCGTCCAGATAGGGCGGCAGCGCGTGCGGATCCACGCAGTAGTCCATCTCCGGCGAGAACAGATCCGTGCCGTTGTATCCGAGGCTCCACTCCCCCTGGAACTCGACCACCGGCAGCGGCTGCACCGCGGTCACCCCGAGCGCCGCGAGATAGGGCACCCTCTGCACGGCGTCGAGCAGTTTGGCGGTACGGTGCGGCCTGCGGTCGTGGCCCAGCGGATCGGCCGCCGCGAACACCCCCACATGGAACTGGTAGACGATCAGCTCCGCCGCGCCCGGCGGCGTCCACCCCTGGTCGTGCCAGGGATACGCGTCGTCGTCGACGACCAGCGCGTCACACTCCGGATAGCCGTACAGCTCCAGCTCCCGCGCCTGCGGGTCCCGCTTGAAGCCCTCCCCGCCGGCCCCGATCACGTAGAACCGGTACTTCGTGCCGGCGCCCACCCCGGGAAACCAGCCGGTCCAGTCGCCGGTCACCGGATCCTGGACCAGCTCGTCCGCCGGATCGGGCAGATAGCTGAGCACCCCGTCGAACGCCACGAAGACCCGCCGCGCCGCCGGCGCCCAGAACCGGACCGCCACCCCGCCGCCGACGAGCGTCGCCCCGCGCGCCAGATCGGCGGTGACATGCTCCTGCGAAGCCACCATCCCCACACGGTAGGAGCCCGCCTCGGCAGTCACCCCCGGCGCGTCGGGTGTGCGACTCAGTCCACCTGGAACAGGTCGCTGGCCCGGGTGGCGCGCAGCAGCCAGCGCAGATGCGGCTGCGGGTTGCGCAGGTGACAGGTGGCGTCCCGGGCATCGGCCACACAGCGGGCCGCGACCAGCATCCGCAGCCCGGCCGCGTCGCAGAAGTCCACCTCGGCCAGATCGATGTGGATCTGCCGGACCGGTGCGGCCAGGCCCAGCACGTCGTGCACCCGGGTCAGGTCGTACAGCTGGGTCTGCAGCGCGGTCACCGACATCGCGTCCAGGCTGCCGCGCAGGTGGATGAGCAGCCGGTCACCGGTGCGGGCGCCGGCCACGCCGGCGCCCGCGAACCGCGGCTCGTCGCGTCCGCCGATCATCCCGGCACCTCCGGGCGGTTGCGCAGGATCGCCCACACCAGTTTCCCACCCCGGGCCGGAAGCGCGCCCCACGCCGAGGCGGCCGCCCCGACGATCCGCAGACCCAGGCCGCGGTCGGTGAGCGACGGCCCGAGCGGGCCCGGAACCGGGTCGCGGACCTGCGGCAGCGCCGGATCGCCGTCGTGCACCGCGAGGTGCAGCGCGGCGGTGACGCCCTCCCCGCGCGACGACACGATCATCGCGATGTCGGTGCCGGCGTGCTCGGCCGCGTTCACCACCAGCTCGGAGGCGACCAGCCGGCCACGCTCCAGCAGGTGCGGCAGATCCCAGCCCTGGCAGGCGTCCCCGATCAGGGCCCGGGCCAGGGAGGCGGCGGCCGGGTCGGGCGGCAGGGCCAGCTGCATCCGGTCGATCAGCGGGCGGCGGTGGGCCAGGGCGGTGTGCGCCTGCTGCACCGACGCGTGCATGACCAGCCAGTCGCGGGCGCCGAGCCGGCGCAGCCGACGGGCCAGTGGGGCGGACGCCGGCAGGCAGACCCCGATCGCGATCGGTGGCCGCATCGCCGCGCCCTGTGCGCAGAGCGTGAGCCAGAGGGCGGCACTGACCGCACGCGGGTCGGTCAGCCGGTGCAGGTCGACGATCATGCCGGTCGGGTGCTCGGCCAGGCACTTGTCCAGCACAGCGCGGGCCTGCGCGGACAGTTGCCGGTCCCAGGGCCCGCACAGGGTCACCTCGATGACCGCGGTCTCCGGGTCGATGACCGCCAGCACGGCGTCGGCGCGCGCGTCCCCGGACCACCCGATCAGATGGGGCGAGCCCGCAACCATGTACCTTTCTCCCGGTTCTTCCGGTTCACCCCACAAGGGAACTCAGCGACATCCATCACTGTCGCCCGCAATTCTTGAATCGCCCCAAAGACACCGTCAACGCAGATTCACCATGCGTCGATGATCGCGGCGGGAGGGCACCGGCAAGTCACTCACCGTGAGTCATTGGCCCGATCCGGTAACCCTGAAACCGGGCCGTACGTCGCGGGCCGGGCGTGGGACGCCCGGCCCGCCGGCGCTTCAGGTGTCAGAGGCCGGCCTGATAGGCCAGCACCCCGCGATTCACCGCGCTGATCGCCTTGCGCGCGGTCTCCTTGACCCCCGGCGACGCCACCGCCGCCTCGCGAATCTGCCCCAGCAGGTCGAGCACCTGCCGCGCCCAGCGGACGAAGTCGCCGGCCGGCATGTCGGCGTCATAGTTGTGGCCGCTGGCCAGCACCTTGGCGAGCGGCTCACCGCGCGCCCAGCGGAACATCGGCCAGACGAAGCCCGGGTCGGGCTCGCGGGTCAGCGACAGCCCGTGCTCGCCCTCCTCGGTGGCGATCTCCGTCCACAGCTTGGCGCAGGCGTCGACCGCCTCGCTGATCGGTCCCTTCGGCACCGAGGCGCGGTCCTCACCCTCGCGGCGCGACTCGTAGAGCACCATCGACACCGCGGCGGCCAGTTCCTCGGGGGCCAGACCGGCCCACACGTCCTGCCGCAGGCACTCGGCGACCAGCAGGTCGGCCTCCGACCAGATCCGGCCCAGCGTCCGGCCGGCCTCGGTGACCTCACCGTCGTGCGACAGGTAGCCGCGGGCCGTCAGCACCGAGCAGACCTGGTCGAACGTGCGGGCCAGCGACCCGGTACGGCCGGCCACCTTGTCCCGCAGGGCGTCGGTGTCGCGCTGCAGCCGGTGCCGGCGCTCGGCCCAGCGGGCATGGTCCTCCCGCTCCGGGCAGGCGTGACACGGGTGCTGCCGCAGCTTCACCTTGAGCAGGGCGATCTCGGCGTCCTCCCCCGGGTTGGCCCGGCCCCGGCTGCGCCGCCGGTCCGGATGCCGGTCGAGCCCGGTGCCGCTGACCTGGGCGGCCAGGTCCCGCCGGGCGCCGGGGGAGCGGTGGTTGAAGTTCTTCGGCACCCGCAGCCGGGCGAGCACCTCCACCTCGCCGCCGAACTCGGCGGGACTGACCCGGCCGGCCCAGCGGTCCTGGGTGAGCACCATCGGCCGGGGCTCGCCGAACCCGCCGGCGGCCGGTTCCAGCACCACGGCCAGGCCGGCGTGCCGACCCTGCGGCACCCGGATCACGTCGCCGATCCGCACCTTGGACAGCGAGTCGTTGGCCGCCGACCGGCGCTGCGCCACCCCCTGCCGGGCCATCGCCTTCTCCCGGTCGGCGATGGCGACCCGGAGCCCGAAATACTCGTCGAAGTCGCCGTGGTGACAGGCGGCGTCGGCGCCGTAGGTCTGCATCGTGTCGACGTTGCGCTGCACCTGGCGAGCCAGCCCGACCACCGACCGGTCCGCCTGGAACTGGGCGAACGACGACTCCAGCAGCTCGCGGGACTTGTCCGCGCCGACCGTGCCGACCAGGTTGACCGCCATGTTGTAGGACGGGCGGAACGACGAGCGCAGTGGATAGGTGCGGGTGGAGGCCAGGCCGGCCACGTGCCGCGGGTCGACCTCGGGACTCCAGAGCACCACGGCGTGCCCCTCGACGTCGATGCCGCGGCGCCCAGCCCGGCCG
Protein-coding regions in this window:
- a CDS encoding alpha amylase C-terminal domain-containing protein, with translation MVASQEHVTADLARGATLVGGGVAVRFWAPAARRVFVAFDGVLSYLPDPADELVQDPVTGDWTGWFPGVGAGTKYRFYVIGAGGEGFKRDPQARELELYGYPECDALVVDDDAYPWHDQGWTPPGAAELIVYQFHVGVFAAADPLGHDRRPHRTAKLLDAVQRVPYLAALGVTAVQPLPVVEFQGEWSLGYNGTDLFSPEMDYCVDPHALPPYLDAVNELLAATGAGPLKFEQLAGQVNQLKAFVDVCHRFGIAVLFDVVYNHAGGGLDPQSLDYIDMPAAPGPDNNAYFTGDGWAGGRVFAFGRPAVREFLTANALMFLRDYHADGLRFDEVTVIDANGGWGFCQELTGTLRAAKPAAVQIAEYWGEFRGLAVAPPPGGMGFDLAYADTLRDAVRAVLADRGAGVGRLVAGLHSPGWSYNCLENHDLVLDMDDHRAPRIATLADSADPRSWYARSRSRVATGLLLTAPGVPMLFMGQEFLEDTLWSDSPGRTDRLIWWDGALGADRHMVDFLRCTRDLVHLRRELPALRSAAVDVLHVDEDNRVVAMRRGDDVVVLLTFSESTLYDYRLNLPWAGRWREVFNSDYYDFFPNPMVAGNAGAVTAAPEVSLTVPANGMMILQADH
- a CDS encoding STAS domain-containing protein, producing the protein MIGGRDEPRFAGAGVAGARTGDRLLIHLRGSLDAMSVTALQTQLYDLTRVHDVLGLAAPVRQIHIDLAEVDFCDAAGLRMLVAARCVADARDATCHLRNPQPHLRWLLRATRASDLFQVD
- a CDS encoding ATP-binding protein; amino-acid sequence: MVAGSPHLIGWSGDARADAVLAVIDPETAVIEVTLCGPWDRQLSAQARAVLDKCLAEHPTGMIVDLHRLTDPRAVSAALWLTLCAQGAAMRPPIAIGVCLPASAPLARRLRRLGARDWLVMHASVQQAHTALAHRRPLIDRMQLALPPDPAAASLARALIGDACQGWDLPHLLERGRLVASELVVNAAEHAGTDIAMIVSSRGEGVTAALHLAVHDGDPALPQVRDPVPGPLGPSLTDRGLGLRIVGAAASAWGALPARGGKLVWAILRNRPEVPG
- a CDS encoding RNA helicase, yielding MTSPADRYAESKRRAARVATFPALDDFMLDVGFDLDDFQRESCEALERGNGVLVCAPTGAGKTVVGEFAVHLALRAGERKCFYTTPIKALSNQKFHDLVERYGPDKVGLLTGDNVINADAPVVVMTTEVLRNMLYSGSSQLKNLAYVVMDEVHYLADRFRGAVWEEVIIHLPASVTLVSLSATVSNYEEFADWLVTVRGETSVVVSEHRPVPLWQHMLVGRRMFDLFHDADAARKHDVHPELLRYTREMERRLELGERASGWNGRGGRGRRWQPPPRAEVVDRLERAGLLPAILFIFSRAGCDAAVQQCLGAGLRLTDPDERAEIRRIAQAKVASIPAEDLSVLGYWEWLDGLERGVAAHHAGMLPAFKEAVEECFVNGLVKAVFATETLALGINMPARCVVLERLVKFNGEAHVDLTPGEYTQLTGRAGRRGIDVEGHAVVLWSPEVDPRHVAGLASTRTYPLRSSFRPSYNMAVNLVGTVGADKSRELLESSFAQFQADRSVVGLARQVQRNVDTMQTYGADAACHHGDFDEYFGLRVAIADREKAMARQGVAQRRSAANDSLSKVRIGDVIRVPQGRHAGLAVVLEPAAGGFGEPRPMVLTQDRWAGRVSPAEFGGEVEVLARLRVPKNFNHRSPGARRDLAAQVSGTGLDRHPDRRRSRGRANPGEDAEIALLKVKLRQHPCHACPEREDHARWAERRHRLQRDTDALRDKVAGRTGSLARTFDQVCSVLTARGYLSHDGEVTEAGRTLGRIWSEADLLVAECLRQDVWAGLAPEELAAAVSMVLYESRREGEDRASVPKGPISEAVDACAKLWTEIATEEGEHGLSLTREPDPGFVWPMFRWARGEPLAKVLASGHNYDADMPAGDFVRWARQVLDLLGQIREAAVASPGVKETARKAISAVNRGVLAYQAGL